From Prochlorococcus sp. MIT 1223, the proteins below share one genomic window:
- a CDS encoding anthranilate synthase component I family protein, translated as MTALYRELCSWKEPEFIAQKLIEKWGEHGLIWLDGDGSKLGRWVTLATDPIESICCRGLPTEKGSVNPFEILRTLEPGHWTGWLSYEAGAWIEPNNPWKSDSMATLWIASHDPILKFDLMKKELWIEGKNKRRLERMSSWIRKLQLRDISKDAIPRIAEIPLNSWQWYTSKHDFSHNVAHIKELIEQGDIFQANLTTGCTTELSNELSAMTIFEQLRKKCPAPFSGVMIGSDNALGEAVISTSPERFLQVDPKGEIETRPIKGTRPRNKNLETDADMAIDLVSSIKDRAENIMIVDLLRNDLGRVCKPGSIHIPYLLNLESYAQVHHLTSVIRGSIQANKSWVDVLEACWPGGSISGAPKLRACQRINEIEKIARGPYCGSFITIGWDGTFDSNILIRSLIMKNSTLRANAGCGIVADSDPLNETEEMTWKLMPILKALEK; from the coding sequence TGAAAAATGGGGGGAGCATGGCCTTATTTGGCTTGATGGAGATGGAAGTAAGCTTGGTCGTTGGGTTACGTTGGCTACGGACCCAATAGAAAGTATATGTTGTAGAGGATTACCAACCGAAAAAGGAAGTGTTAATCCATTTGAGATTTTAAGAACTTTAGAGCCAGGGCATTGGACAGGATGGCTTAGCTATGAGGCAGGGGCATGGATAGAACCTAATAATCCCTGGAAAAGTGATTCGATGGCAACACTTTGGATTGCATCTCACGATCCAATTCTAAAATTCGATCTTATGAAAAAAGAACTATGGATCGAAGGAAAAAATAAAAGGCGTCTCGAGAGAATGTCATCTTGGATAAGAAAGCTCCAATTGAGAGATATAAGTAAAGATGCAATTCCAAGAATTGCCGAAATCCCATTAAATTCATGGCAATGGTATACATCAAAGCATGACTTTTCGCATAATGTTGCACATATAAAAGAATTAATTGAACAGGGCGATATTTTTCAAGCAAACCTAACAACTGGTTGTACTACAGAATTGTCAAACGAGCTTTCAGCAATGACAATATTTGAACAATTACGTAAAAAATGCCCGGCACCATTTAGTGGAGTAATGATTGGCTCAGATAATGCATTAGGTGAAGCCGTTATCTCAACTTCTCCAGAACGCTTTCTACAAGTTGATCCAAAGGGTGAAATTGAGACAAGACCAATTAAAGGAACTAGACCACGTAATAAGAATCTTGAAACAGATGCTGACATGGCAATAGATCTGGTTTCAAGTATTAAAGACAGAGCCGAAAATATCATGATTGTTGATCTCCTCAGAAATGATCTTGGCAGAGTGTGTAAACCAGGTTCAATTCATATTCCTTACTTACTTAATTTAGAAAGTTATGCACAAGTTCATCATCTAACTTCGGTAATCAGAGGTTCTATTCAAGCAAACAAATCATGGGTAGATGTATTAGAAGCATGTTGGCCTGGAGGATCAATAAGTGGTGCCCCGAAACTAAGAGCATGTCAACGAATCAATGAAATAGAGAAAATAGCAAGAGGACCATATTGTGGGTCATTTATAACTATTGGATGGGACGGGACTTTTGATAGCAATATCCTTATACGATCTTTAATTATGAAAAACTCTACTCTTCGAGCAAACGCCGGCTGTGGAATAGTTGCAGATTCTGATCCCTTGAATGAAACTGAAGAAATGACCTGGAAGCTCATGCCCATTCTGAAAGCATTAGAAAAATAA
- a CDS encoding aminotransferase class IV, which translates to MNTQIGWFNGRWQQLDELKIPINDRGVSFGDGIFETILIWNQSPQLVSQHLERWRNSSVKLGMETPPKEEKIMKLIHEGLEHCSLDNGKGAIRLNWSRGRNQNRGINLPSQQLNFSSHRFWLEMYSNKPSFSRISTLISCNEKRNADSSLSSHKTFGYSQAIQSRNEAKKQGYDDALLQSTNGAICCGSTSNLIIKRDNQLLTPSLKSGCLPGIMRQQGINLGILKEAELSTSPNKNDEWLLINSLGCQSIYKVNDYELNTFTNTQDFWLLLYGLK; encoded by the coding sequence ATGAATACTCAAATTGGTTGGTTTAATGGACGTTGGCAACAACTCGATGAATTAAAAATACCTATCAATGATAGAGGTGTCAGTTTTGGAGATGGTATTTTCGAAACTATTCTAATTTGGAATCAATCCCCACAACTAGTTTCACAACACCTTGAACGCTGGAGAAATAGTTCTGTCAAGCTTGGTATGGAAACACCGCCTAAAGAAGAAAAGATTATGAAATTAATTCATGAAGGCCTAGAGCACTGCTCCCTAGACAACGGAAAAGGCGCAATTCGTCTCAATTGGAGTCGTGGAAGAAATCAAAATAGAGGAATCAATCTTCCTAGTCAACAATTGAACTTTTCTTCTCATCGTTTTTGGCTTGAAATGTATTCAAATAAACCAAGTTTCAGTCGAATTTCTACATTAATTAGTTGTAATGAAAAACGTAATGCTGATAGTAGTCTGAGCTCACATAAAACTTTTGGTTACAGTCAAGCTATACAAAGTCGTAATGAAGCTAAAAAGCAAGGATATGACGATGCACTATTACAAAGTACAAACGGTGCAATTTGTTGTGGTAGCACATCAAATTTGATTATTAAACGGGATAATCAATTGCTAACCCCAAGCTTAAAAAGCGGATGTCTACCCGGCATAATGAGGCAACAAGGTATAAATCTAGGAATTTTAAAAGAAGCTGAGCTCTCAACTTCTCCAAATAAAAATGATGAATGGCTACTAATCAATAGTTTAGGCTGTCAAAGTATTTATAAAGTTAATGACTATGAGCTTAATACGTTTACTAATACTCAAGACTTCTGGTTATTACTATATGGACTGAAATAA
- the cobA gene encoding uroporphyrinogen-III C-methyltransferase produces MNDTLFGTVYLVGAGPGDPDLLTVKAQRLISNCDAIVYDSLVPNEILSLVKASCECIFVGKRRNKHSVPQPKTNELLLELVKSFKCIVRLKGGDPFVFGRGGEEAAYLSGKGVSVEVVPGVTSGIAASAYMGIPLTHRLCGSSVTFVTGHEGFNKKIPSVNWKELAKSSDSIVIYMGVHNLRYIVEQLLINGLNPLMPVAVIQQATVKGQRYLKSTLAEIVGQVEKEKFESPAIVIVGSVVNYQVSECAPTPSNVTMPISF; encoded by the coding sequence ATGAATGACACCCTATTTGGAACCGTATATTTAGTAGGTGCAGGCCCAGGTGACCCTGATTTGCTAACTGTGAAGGCGCAACGTCTTATAAGTAATTGCGATGCAATTGTTTATGATTCGTTGGTGCCTAATGAGATTCTTAGTTTAGTCAAAGCATCTTGTGAGTGCATTTTTGTAGGTAAACGTCGTAATAAGCATTCTGTACCGCAACCAAAAACTAATGAATTACTTCTTGAGTTAGTGAAATCTTTTAAATGTATTGTTCGCTTAAAAGGTGGTGACCCCTTTGTTTTTGGTCGAGGAGGTGAAGAAGCAGCGTATTTATCTGGAAAAGGTGTCTCTGTAGAAGTTGTGCCTGGAGTTACCTCTGGTATTGCTGCTTCTGCTTATATGGGAATTCCTCTAACACATCGCTTGTGTGGGAGTTCCGTAACCTTCGTGACAGGTCATGAGGGCTTTAATAAAAAAATCCCATCTGTTAACTGGAAGGAGTTAGCTAAATCAAGTGACAGTATCGTGATTTATATGGGCGTACATAATTTGCGATATATAGTTGAACAGCTTTTAATTAATGGATTAAATCCTTTAATGCCTGTTGCAGTTATTCAACAAGCTACTGTAAAAGGACAACGTTATTTAAAATCAACCTTGGCGGAGATTGTGGGTCAAGTAGAAAAAGAGAAATTTGAATCCCCCGCAATAGTTATAGTGGGTTCAGTTGTTAATTACCAAGTTTCAGAATGTGCGCCAACTCCTTCTAATGTCACGATGCCAATCTCTTTTTAA
- a CDS encoding MFS transporter has translation MRLSKIGILFCAFATLLNDRLGETVLLPLLPKLKTTFGISPVVLGLLAGTYAFSQFAVAPLIGAISDKYGRKPIIIICVAGSVLGLSLFALSIHIWDANLPAWKGGTPLILGLLFGARVIDGASGGTAATATAVLADISSPENRAKTFGIIGAAFGLGFIVGPLIGGYLTNINFSLPGIMATLFAIFNLILVITVLPETYKNKEKNIRLKKRDLNPVNQLIKVFKNPLINKLSFAFFLFFMAFNGLTSFLLLYQEEVFKWLGKEPVLIINNFIITKGYLPALSLAWVGVIAIVVQGGLIGKLVKQFGESRLTMSGIGFVITGCLLLVVANPANSIPMVFTACSFLAIGTGLVVPSLRAIISKKLTASGQGAVLGNLQGLQSLGSFLGALLAGAAYKNIGPSSPFWLGMFLLIGVGILISGGLTNIKKKTTIRSF, from the coding sequence GTGCGACTATCTAAAATTGGCATTCTCTTTTGTGCATTTGCAACATTACTGAACGACCGGTTAGGTGAAACTGTTCTATTGCCATTATTACCAAAATTAAAAACAACCTTTGGCATCAGTCCTGTAGTTCTAGGACTACTTGCAGGTACTTATGCATTCTCTCAATTTGCTGTAGCTCCACTAATTGGAGCAATTAGTGACAAATATGGTAGAAAGCCAATAATAATAATTTGCGTAGCTGGCTCAGTTTTAGGTCTTAGTCTATTTGCATTATCAATTCATATTTGGGATGCAAATTTACCTGCTTGGAAAGGAGGAACACCATTAATTCTTGGATTGCTTTTTGGAGCAAGAGTCATTGATGGTGCAAGTGGAGGAACTGCTGCAACAGCCACTGCAGTTCTTGCAGATATTTCTAGCCCAGAAAATCGAGCAAAAACATTTGGAATAATAGGAGCAGCATTTGGTTTAGGATTTATTGTTGGACCTTTGATAGGTGGTTATTTAACGAATATAAATTTTAGTCTTCCAGGAATCATGGCAACATTATTTGCAATTTTTAATTTAATACTTGTTATCACAGTACTTCCTGAAACGTATAAAAATAAAGAAAAGAATATACGTCTAAAGAAAAGAGATTTAAACCCTGTTAATCAATTAATAAAGGTCTTTAAAAATCCATTAATTAATAAACTATCATTTGCTTTTTTCCTATTTTTTATGGCGTTCAATGGATTAACTTCTTTCCTCCTACTTTATCAAGAAGAAGTTTTTAAATGGCTTGGGAAAGAGCCTGTACTAATTATAAATAATTTTATCATCACTAAAGGTTACCTGCCGGCCCTGAGTTTGGCATGGGTTGGTGTAATCGCAATAGTCGTTCAAGGTGGATTAATTGGAAAATTAGTTAAACAATTTGGAGAATCAAGACTAACCATGTCAGGTATTGGTTTCGTTATTACAGGATGTCTACTTCTAGTGGTAGCAAATCCAGCAAATTCAATTCCAATGGTATTTACAGCTTGTTCATTTTTAGCCATCGGGACCGGTTTAGTAGTACCTTCTCTTAGAGCAATAATTTCAAAAAAACTGACAGCATCTGGACAAGGAGCAGTATTAGGGAACTTACAAGGCCTACAAAGCTTGGGCTCATTTTTAGGCGCATTATTAGCAGGTGCAGCATATAAAAATATTGGACCAAGTAGTCCTTTTTGGTTAGGGATGTTTCTACTAATTGGAGTTGGAATACTCATATCTGGAGGCCTAACAAATATAAAGAAGAAGACAACAATTAGGTCTTTTTAA
- the ppk1 gene encoding polyphosphate kinase 1 translates to MNQKMVHQEIYINRELSWINFNERVLAIALDKSTPLLEKLKFCSIFSNNLDEFFMVRVASLKSQVEAGMRKKSIDGKTPEEQLINIRSKLLPIIQKQQKQIASGLIKNLKKEKIHLLNYEDLNDQQKSWTENYFKTTIFPVLTPLAVDRSHPFPFVSNLSLNLAALILDPETNQQEFARIKIPQKSLPRFLSIPTDLSKKHSDVIHTAIAIEQVVAYNLQVLFPGMKIQDYSFFRVTRDADLELRDFEADDLMSAIEEGLRKRRMGGEVVRLEVSEDMPTQILELLQEGMKVKENDLYRIEGLLGLDELIELYNLDIPKLKFDLHQGITHKSLKSSQIGLLEDGSIKQEEFKSIFSIIRKKDLLVHHPYDLFSTSVEEFINQSAADPQVMGIKMTLYRISKDSPIISSLIRAAENGKQVLALVELKARFDEDNNIQWAKRLEQCGVHVVYGVVGLKTHTKIALVVRKEKDSLRTYFHIGTGNYNSKTATLYTDIGLLSAQPELGQDLIELFNYLTGFSKQQHFRKLLVAPVTLRKGLEELIYREIENAKKGNHGHIRAKMNSLVDPRIINLLYEASSVGVKVELIIRGMCCLYPGKKGISENIRVISVIGRFLEHSRIFWFLNNSKSEVYIGSADWMRRNLDRRVEAVTPIEDLDLKKQLDELLNLYLNVNYGIWEMQNNGSFIRIESAKKANSIQEQLIKI, encoded by the coding sequence ATGAATCAGAAAATGGTCCACCAAGAAATTTATATCAATAGAGAATTGAGTTGGATCAACTTTAATGAAAGAGTATTGGCCATAGCACTTGATAAAAGTACACCACTACTAGAAAAACTAAAATTTTGCTCCATTTTTAGCAATAATCTTGATGAATTTTTCATGGTTCGAGTCGCATCATTAAAATCACAAGTTGAGGCAGGTATGAGGAAGAAAAGTATTGATGGGAAAACTCCAGAAGAACAATTAATCAATATCAGGTCAAAACTTCTTCCCATTATTCAAAAGCAGCAAAAACAAATAGCTTCTGGTTTAATAAAAAATTTAAAAAAAGAAAAAATACATCTACTTAATTACGAAGACCTAAATGATCAGCAAAAATCTTGGACTGAAAACTATTTTAAAACAACTATATTCCCTGTTCTTACACCCTTAGCAGTTGATCGATCACATCCATTTCCATTCGTAAGCAATCTAAGCCTGAATTTAGCTGCTCTAATTTTGGATCCAGAAACTAATCAACAAGAGTTTGCCAGAATCAAAATTCCACAAAAATCATTGCCCAGATTTCTTTCCATTCCGACTGATTTAAGTAAAAAGCATTCTGATGTAATTCATACAGCAATTGCAATTGAACAAGTAGTGGCATACAACCTGCAAGTACTATTTCCTGGAATGAAAATCCAAGATTATTCATTTTTCCGTGTGACACGAGATGCAGATCTTGAACTAAGAGATTTTGAAGCTGATGATTTAATGAGTGCTATCGAGGAAGGTTTAAGAAAACGACGAATGGGTGGAGAGGTTGTGAGGTTAGAAGTCTCTGAGGATATGCCAACTCAAATTCTAGAATTACTCCAAGAGGGTATGAAGGTCAAAGAAAATGATTTATATAGAATTGAAGGCCTTCTAGGTCTAGATGAACTGATAGAGCTCTACAACCTAGATATTCCAAAACTTAAATTTGATCTTCATCAAGGCATTACTCATAAATCACTAAAAAGCAGCCAAATCGGCTTACTCGAAGATGGGTCAATAAAACAAGAAGAATTTAAAAGTATTTTTTCAATTATAAGAAAAAAAGATTTATTAGTACATCATCCTTACGATCTCTTCTCAACATCTGTCGAAGAGTTTATTAATCAATCTGCTGCTGATCCACAAGTAATGGGTATAAAAATGACTCTATATAGAATTTCAAAAGATTCGCCAATAATATCTTCTCTCATAAGAGCTGCAGAGAATGGAAAGCAAGTCTTAGCACTAGTAGAACTAAAAGCACGTTTTGATGAAGACAATAATATTCAATGGGCAAAGAGACTCGAGCAATGTGGAGTACATGTTGTATATGGAGTCGTTGGTCTAAAAACACATACAAAAATAGCTTTAGTTGTACGAAAAGAAAAAGATTCTTTGCGTACTTATTTTCATATTGGTACAGGAAACTACAATTCGAAAACAGCTACTTTATATACAGATATTGGCTTACTTTCTGCTCAACCAGAACTTGGCCAAGATTTAATAGAGTTGTTTAATTATTTAACTGGTTTTTCCAAGCAACAACACTTTAGGAAGTTACTCGTGGCTCCAGTAACTTTACGAAAAGGCTTAGAAGAGCTTATTTATAGAGAAATTGAAAATGCAAAAAAAGGTAATCATGGTCATATAAGAGCAAAAATGAATTCTTTAGTTGATCCTAGAATTATAAATTTACTTTATGAAGCCTCAAGTGTTGGAGTTAAAGTCGAACTAATTATAAGAGGCATGTGTTGCCTCTATCCTGGCAAAAAAGGAATCAGCGAGAATATTAGAGTCATAAGTGTTATTGGTAGATTCCTTGAGCATTCAAGAATCTTTTGGTTTTTAAATAATAGTAAATCTGAAGTTTATATCGGAAGTGCTGACTGGATGAGAAGAAATCTTGATAGAAGAGTTGAAGCCGTTACTCCTATAGAAGACTTAGATCTCAAAAAACAATTAGATGAACTATTAAATCTTTACCTGAACGTAAACTATGGGATATGGGAAATGCAAAACAATGGAAGCTTTATTCGTATAGAAAGTGCAAAAAAAGCAAATTCTATCCAGGAGCAATTAATAAAAATTTAA
- a CDS encoding dolichol kinase — MANVNLIVVIFTWLIIIFIISWICQKKFPNNKELVRKIIHIGSGPIIPFAWLIEVSKELAIFICASISLALYINHRFRIISSMEDIERKSYGTIFYGISITLLIILFWPNNSAAVTAGVLIMALGDGLAGLIGKGLKSPTWLIFGQNKSTAGTLTMGIVSGLVLSIMVYLTGEFFDPLKLLIITAIAVLLEQISFRGIDNLTVPLGVSSLWVLMISN, encoded by the coding sequence TTGGCAAACGTCAATCTTATAGTTGTAATTTTTACATGGTTAATCATTATTTTTATAATTTCATGGATTTGTCAAAAGAAATTTCCTAATAATAAAGAATTAGTTCGAAAGATAATTCATATTGGTAGCGGACCTATCATTCCTTTTGCATGGTTAATAGAAGTTAGCAAAGAACTTGCGATATTTATCTGTGCTTCTATCTCCTTAGCTTTATATATTAATCATCGATTTAGGATAATATCTAGCATGGAAGATATTGAAAGGAAAAGCTATGGAACTATTTTCTACGGTATAAGTATAACTTTGTTAATTATTTTATTTTGGCCTAATAATTCAGCGGCAGTAACAGCAGGGGTTCTAATTATGGCTCTAGGTGATGGTTTGGCAGGATTAATCGGGAAAGGGTTGAAATCTCCTACTTGGCTGATTTTTGGTCAAAATAAATCCACCGCAGGAACTTTAACTATGGGAATAGTAAGTGGATTAGTGCTTTCAATAATGGTTTATCTAACCGGAGAATTTTTCGATCCATTAAAATTATTAATAATCACTGCTATAGCTGTGCTACTTGAACAAATTAGCTTTAGGGGCATTGATAACTTAACAGTTCCATTAGGAGTCTCTTCATTGTGGGTATTGATGATTAGTAATTAA
- a CDS encoding anthranilate phosphoribosyltransferase family protein: MQKKTSQERFKKYLKRIGSGEQTSRSMTREESSDALNLILTGIPSPTQIGAFMIAHRIRRPEPQELAGMVDTYLKLGPNLQSKNSQKRPICFGMPFDGRTRTAPIYPVTALVLVSAGQPVVLQGGRRMPIKYGVTSSELLADINLNLIDLTINQVQKCLCENDIGFIYQPKHFPLAENLIYYREEIGKRPTIASMELLWTAHQSKHLFVTGFVHSPTEERHWQTLELLGEKEIITVKGLEGGTDIPSSKLCIANKLDNNRVKRIELSPKDFNLYGKDQRFTSREEWGQWAIAAINYQGPLLNAVVWNAGFYLWVSGITETLENGIEKADRLLKSGKVQNTLNKIIKWKANL, from the coding sequence ATGCAGAAAAAAACTAGTCAAGAGCGTTTCAAAAAGTACCTAAAAAGAATAGGGAGTGGAGAGCAAACTAGTCGAAGTATGACACGAGAAGAATCGTCAGATGCACTTAACTTGATTCTGACAGGAATACCTAGTCCGACACAAATTGGAGCATTTATGATCGCTCATCGCATTAGAAGGCCAGAACCACAGGAGTTAGCAGGAATGGTCGATACATACTTAAAACTAGGGCCAAACTTGCAATCAAAAAATTCTCAAAAAAGACCTATTTGCTTCGGGATGCCTTTTGATGGCCGTACCAGAACTGCACCAATTTATCCAGTAACAGCTCTAGTACTTGTGAGTGCTGGTCAACCAGTAGTACTACAAGGCGGGAGAAGGATGCCAATTAAGTATGGAGTAACAAGTAGTGAATTACTGGCAGACATAAATTTAAACTTGATAGATCTAACAATCAATCAAGTACAGAAATGTCTATGTGAAAATGATATTGGTTTTATATATCAACCAAAACACTTTCCACTTGCAGAAAATTTAATTTATTACCGAGAAGAAATAGGTAAGCGGCCGACAATTGCAAGCATGGAATTACTTTGGACTGCTCATCAGTCAAAACATCTTTTCGTTACAGGTTTCGTACATTCACCCACAGAAGAAAGGCATTGGCAGACATTAGAACTCTTAGGTGAAAAGGAGATCATTACAGTCAAAGGTCTTGAAGGAGGTACTGATATCCCAAGTAGTAAATTATGTATCGCAAATAAATTAGACAATAATAGAGTTAAACGTATTGAATTGAGCCCCAAAGATTTTAATTTATATGGAAAAGATCAAAGATTTACGTCTAGAGAAGAATGGGGGCAATGGGCTATAGCTGCTATAAATTATCAAGGTCCATTATTAAATGCAGTTGTATGGAATGCAGGTTTTTACTTATGGGTATCTGGCATAACTGAAACTCTTGAGAACGGTATAGAAAAGGCAGATAGATTACTTAAGTCTGGAAAAGTTCAAAATACATTAAATAAAATTATTAAATGGAAGGCTAATCTTTAA
- a CDS encoding 3-deoxy-7-phosphoheptulonate synthase has protein sequence MSLASDLPLIDNTADLHVVETRPLVPPILLHQDLPIDKKAVEIVTQTRKRIQSILQGTDNRILVIVGPCSVHDIEAAKDYAEQLAVLRNRFQDKLEIVMRVYFEKPRTTVGWKGLINDPHLDGSYDINTGLRRARSLLLDLSNIGMPAATELLDPVVPQYIADLISWTAIGARTTESQTHREMASGLSMPIGYKNGTDGTVKIAADAMQAASRPHHFLGINQEGSASIVTTTGNPDGHIVLRGGAKGTNYHLDAVVEAAVELNKAGLIDRVMVDCSHGNSNKDYRRQSEVLRAVATQISQGSKHIMGVMIESHLIEGNQKLCADLSQLKYGQSVTDACINIQMTETLLSELAAVVK, from the coding sequence ATGAGTCTTGCATCAGATCTTCCTCTGATAGATAACACAGCAGATCTTCATGTGGTTGAGACACGTCCTTTAGTGCCTCCTATTTTGCTTCATCAAGATTTACCTATTGATAAGAAAGCGGTTGAGATTGTTACTCAAACACGTAAAAGGATCCAATCTATCCTTCAAGGTACTGATAATCGAATCCTTGTGATTGTCGGACCTTGTTCTGTTCATGATATAGAAGCTGCTAAGGATTACGCTGAGCAGCTAGCGGTTTTGAGGAATCGTTTTCAAGACAAGCTTGAAATTGTAATGAGAGTGTATTTTGAAAAACCTCGTACGACAGTTGGATGGAAAGGATTAATAAATGATCCTCATTTAGATGGTTCATATGACATTAATACAGGTTTAAGAAGAGCTCGTTCATTGCTTTTGGATTTATCAAATATAGGTATGCCAGCAGCAACAGAATTACTAGACCCTGTCGTTCCTCAATACATAGCAGATTTAATAAGTTGGACTGCAATTGGTGCTAGAACTACAGAAAGTCAAACTCATAGAGAAATGGCATCTGGGTTATCAATGCCAATAGGTTATAAAAATGGAACAGATGGAACTGTTAAAATTGCCGCTGATGCTATGCAGGCTGCATCTAGACCGCATCATTTTTTAGGAATTAATCAAGAAGGGTCTGCGTCAATTGTTACCACGACAGGCAATCCAGACGGTCATATTGTTTTAAGAGGAGGAGCTAAAGGAACAAATTATCACCTTGATGCAGTAGTTGAGGCAGCCGTAGAATTAAATAAAGCAGGTCTGATAGATCGAGTAATGGTTGACTGTAGTCATGGGAATTCAAATAAAGATTATCGTCGTCAGTCTGAAGTCCTTCGAGCTGTTGCTACTCAGATTAGTCAAGGTTCAAAACATATTATGGGAGTAATGATTGAAAGTCATCTTATTGAAGGTAATCAGAAACTGTGTGCAGATTTGTCCCAACTCAAATACGGTCAAAGTGTTACTGATGCATGCATTAATATTCAAATGACAGAAACCTTATTATCTGAATTGGCGGCTGTAGTCAAATAG
- a CDS encoding GNAT family N-acetyltransferase yields MRPSFQLKPMSGEHHSTVREVYEDAIQSQGHCFYTKDQIQAWAGLAWLPGILEKPLTDGKGWVSIQNLSIEAFAVRYPMNRLALLYCRGRSSRKGLGTSLLKVIEDEARREGQTRLITEASSFSYPLFLKHGWVLETPEIIKIGGIPFTRYLMIKNFL; encoded by the coding sequence ATGAGACCTAGTTTTCAGTTAAAACCAATGAGTGGTGAGCATCACTCTACTGTTCGAGAGGTTTATGAGGATGCAATTCAGTCTCAAGGACATTGTTTTTATACGAAAGATCAAATTCAAGCTTGGGCAGGATTAGCTTGGTTACCAGGAATTTTAGAAAAGCCCCTGACGGATGGAAAAGGTTGGGTAAGTATTCAAAATCTTTCAATAGAAGCATTTGCTGTGAGATATCCAATGAATCGATTAGCACTTTTATATTGCAGGGGACGTTCTTCTCGCAAAGGCCTAGGGACTTCATTATTAAAAGTAATTGAAGATGAAGCTAGGCGAGAAGGCCAAACGAGATTAATAACAGAAGCCAGTTCTTTTAGCTATCCTTTGTTTTTGAAACATGGTTGGGTATTAGAAACACCTGAAATTATTAAAATTGGAGGCATACCTTTTACTAGGTATTTAATGATTAAAAACTTCCTTTAA
- a CDS encoding RpoD/SigA family RNA polymerase sigma factor has protein sequence MGIPLESVNGTSKVPADKPVLPNASKIKGAQKSNRSSQAAKSPHKSSGRLGTDAIGFYLSSIGRVPLLTAAEEIELAHHVQAMKKLLETADEERTTRQKHQIRMGKRARDRMMAANLRLVVSVAKKYQNQGLELLDLVQEGAIGLERAVDKFDPAMGYKFSTYAYWWIRQGMTRAIDNSARTIRLPIHISEKLSKMRRITRELAHRFGRQPNRLELASAMGIEPKDLEDLIAQSAPCASLDAHARGEEDRSTLGELIPDPNYDEPMEGMDRSIQKEHLGGWLSQLNEREQKIMRLRFGLDGEEPLTLAEIGRQINVSRERVRQLEAKAILKLRVMTTHQRAA, from the coding sequence ATGGGGATCCCTCTGGAGTCTGTAAATGGTACTTCTAAAGTACCTGCAGATAAACCTGTTTTGCCAAATGCCTCGAAAATCAAAGGGGCGCAGAAGAGTAATCGAAGTAGTCAGGCTGCAAAAAGCCCGCATAAATCTTCTGGTCGCTTAGGTACTGATGCTATTGGATTCTATTTAAGTAGTATTGGAAGAGTTCCTTTGTTAACTGCAGCAGAAGAAATTGAGCTTGCACATCATGTACAAGCCATGAAAAAACTATTAGAAACTGCTGACGAGGAAAGAACAACGCGCCAAAAACATCAAATTCGCATGGGCAAACGTGCTCGTGATCGAATGATGGCTGCCAACCTAAGACTGGTTGTAAGTGTTGCAAAAAAATATCAAAATCAAGGACTTGAATTGCTTGATTTAGTTCAAGAAGGAGCCATTGGTTTAGAAAGAGCGGTAGATAAATTCGACCCAGCTATGGGCTATAAGTTTTCTACATATGCTTATTGGTGGATTCGACAAGGAATGACCAGAGCAATTGACAATAGTGCTCGTACTATTCGACTACCTATTCATATCAGTGAAAAGCTATCTAAAATGCGTCGTATAACGCGAGAGTTAGCACATCGCTTTGGCCGACAACCAAATAGATTAGAACTTGCAAGTGCTATGGGTATAGAGCCTAAAGATCTTGAAGACTTAATCGCTCAAAGTGCTCCATGTGCATCTCTAGACGCTCATGCAAGGGGTGAAGAAGATAGAAGCACACTAGGGGAATTAATTCCAGATCCAAATTATGATGAACCTATGGAAGGTATGGATAGAAGTATTCAGAAAGAACATTTAGGAGGATGGTTATCTCAATTAAATGAAAGAGAGCAAAAAATAATGAGATTAAGGTTTGGGCTAGATGGAGAAGAACCTTTAACCCTTGCTGAAATTGGTAGGCAAATTAATGTTTCAAGAGAAAGGGTCAGACAATTAGAAGCTAAAGCTATTCTGAAATTAAGAGTAATGACTACACATCAACGAGCTGCTTGA